GTGCTAAAATCAATCGCAATTGCCCGATGCTGGCCCGGTACTGGTCTGGCCTggcctccacctccacctgaTCCTCTCTAGACTCCTCCACTCTGCGActcctctccctctttctgCGGTTACAATTTGCAGACGATTTGCGGTtccgtctctctgtctctctctgtgcgATCGGTGGTGTGGGTTACCTCAAAAGCCAACATGGCTGGAGGATCGGATCCGCAACCAGCTCCAAGAGAGGGGGGGTCTACAGACCAAACTGGTTCAAACAGATTATCGATTTTCAATTACGCGGCGAGTGTGCGGCTAAGtagtttggtttttgtttggtCTAGCAATTTTCGAAGGCAAAACTGCAGCTGCAGTCCCAGGTCCAGCAATCATTTAGTAAGTAATCGAAAGGCGGGAAAAAATAGGGGTAAAAACGATCCAACAATACAAATTATGGAACGAACTTGGATGAAAAAGGTTGCCAAGAACGAATATAAATAATTTGTGGAAAAATGTGCATAAATTCCGAGctaaaaataaagaaagaaatTTCCAACAAATTTGTGGAAATATAATCAAAAAAGTTTTTACAAGAATTGCTAAAAGAGCTCAAATTCAGTTTTCTCCAGAGTTCTCTACAGTTTCATAAAAGTTTCTAAAGAGTTAGTTAGTTAGTTAGTTACCTCCCAATGGATTAAACAAATTGAGTGCGACACTCGGCAGCAACTACTCATCAACCTCGTGAGTCTGTCACTCACTAACTAACTCTCCGACTAAGTGGGTGAGGGGAGCTAACCATATACAGACATATATTCATACTCATATATATGTAGTTGTAGTATCTTATCTAACGAATCGTTTAGCAAGTATAACCCGTTTGCTGCCGGCGTGTGACTTGTCCCGCGAGATCTATGAATGAAAGCGGGTTCCCGAAAggcagccactgccacagtGAATGCGAGGAGACCCCAAGTGGGGAGCTATGCTAATCGGTGGGattataattaattaattaggCAGCTAGCCATGATCCGCATTAGGGAtcactctctttctctggAGGCTCTGGGATGAGCCTCTGTCCGAGTTTGCGGCCTAAGtcttttggttttggtttgcCTTTGGTTTTGGTTCCGTGTCCCAGACTTCGGATCATTTTTGGGTCTTACTGCCTTGATTGTTGTTCCAGCGAAGCGTCAGAAATTTAATCAAAATTTTCATAAACGCTCTCCGCTCCAAATTGCACATTTAATGACAATAATTTGCGTAATGGATTTTCATGTTCTCGtaattgaatttattttaatttaaactAAATTGCGCTACGCGTTACACGAAtggggatgtggatgtggatggaggatggtggatggtggagcCCCATCGGAGGCAACGGAATGTATAATTTTATGCGCTCACGCGGCCGCTCCACTAATTGATTATAATTCTGTCAGTCGCCACCGTTGCAGCAGGCTGCCAGGCgacctgccactgccaccgaaGCCTGTGCCGATGCCACTCCTGGTACTTCAGCTGGGCATGTGTCCCAGAGTCGCAGTCTCTGGATCTGCTCCATATTTCGCGCATTATTTCGCGCTCGTTAGCCGGCTTCGGGCTGCTGCAACATCACCATACCCAAGTCCCAGCCCATCATCATCGACAGCATCACCATCAGCCTCTCGATCGGCAGTGCTCCATCATCAGTCTGGGGGATAGAGATGCGCGCGTGAATCGATCCTATCATGATGCTACAGCAAGTATAATAATTTTGGGACTTCGTATCTATCGTACTACTCTTCATCTATAGAAACTTTTCTTCTGTTTTAATGACGAGGCATGTATTCCTAGACAGAAAACATTCCGACTGCCTTTAGTTTCTAATCCTTATGTTTTCCTAATTATTTATCTATCCCACACCCAAATCATAAGTCCTTGCCTTTTAGAAACCTCTGAAACTTATATCGATCTCTGCTTAAATTGTCCCACGAATCATAACCCCATTCCCCATAAAAATCACGCACTCCTCTCTAGATATAAGCGACTGCTGTGTGCCTGGCAGGTGTTTCGGGCGATCGAGCCCAGCGATCGATTCGCTTCGTGGCAGCCCGTTAATAAATACTCATCGCCGTACACAGTGGCCCGGTGTCCAAGGGTCCAGCGTCCGGTGGGGAGATGTGCGGCTCTGAAGAGAAGGTGTTCTGTAAAACTGTTTGATGGATTTCATAATAGTCGGACATTATGTTTGCTTCCGCTGTCAAGCGATGCTGTTGCCGCAATTTACTTTTTATGAATGTCAAtggttttttaattaattgcAGGCCATTTTCGGAAGGCAAGGCCCCCCCGTTTTGGTGGATACTTTATGGGCGTCGCTTTcatatgcaaaaaaaattaCGAACTGCTTTGGGGTATTGCATAAATCTGGATATTGATAGCCGTTCATTAATGCCAACCAATTCGATTCGATCGATGCGATCGTAAAATTTGTCTCACTTTTTGATGTGCCAATAACAATTCTCTCTATGAGCCATAAAAATAATTCCCAAATTTAATTCCGATTCGCCGATTTCTGTTTCATTCCGTTCCGATCGAGAGTCTCTCTGCAGTTCATTAAAGGCGCTTAAATTGTATTTCAATGCAGAGTCCGGAGGGGGTCCACACGAGCGCCAGAAGCGCACAAATCCAATCAAaatgcacaccgaagaagacGCCGCTCCAGACCTCAAGTCGGTCGACGTCGACGTAGACGTCGACGTCGACCCCCTGTGCGAGTCATTGTCGTAAATCACacattaaaatatttatttgtatttttagtTGTTCAAAAATTAGCTAAGAGCCCTGCTCGGACGGACCCTGGCCATCGGAACATCGATCGTCTTGGGGtcgtcgcagtcgcagtctctgtcgctgtctctgtcgctgtcgGAGACGGGACGCTGGGCTTTTGTTGTGCGAGTGAATTTTAATTTCCTTTTTATgatattttaatttatttcagCGTAAATCAAAACCCAAACGAGGGCTCTCGCCCGCTGCAGGGGCTGCACTTTTAATAAATTAGATTACTCTTCAGGTCTGCAGATCGTCTccggagtggagtggagtggagtggagtggagcacCGAACGGCGCTTCCATGGATCCCATCCCCTCTCTGACATCAGCGCGAACTGCATAAATCTTTGGCCCTACGCAAGAGGCGGGAACGGAGAATCGATCCTCTCTTCTCGGAGGCTAACAAGCTGGAAACACTTTGAGGATGAGGTCTAAagatctgcatctgcatctggaTCTGTGGCATGCAGACCAAAGATTGCTTTTTCACAGCTTGTGGTACGTCCGGCGGTTTATTAATTTGACGTTTCCCTTCCAGTTGCGGCAGTCCAAGGAGCGGACGAGTGTACCAGCGGAACGGGGCAGTTAACGGTGCAACAATTTGTATACTTTTTCAGCTCCACATCCCTCTTGCCCCTGTGGGCGTGGCCGGGGGAGTGGGCGAGGTCCCACAGCAATTAGAACGAGATATGTTTTGGGGCTTCGTTTTATGGTGGGACTTCACTGTTAAAGCTCCATGAAAGCTCTTAAAAGTTTAAGTGGGTTCGGTTGAATTTCACTAGATGACGCCAGCCAGTTTCCCCTCTTATACGCAGCTTGCAAGAATGCAAGAATTTCtggttattttttttgtttttaatataaatgtGGATAATTTTTGAAGATTTAGTTACTTGGTTAGGTTTTTTATTTACATAgtctatatatatacatatatgcgtTAGTTGACAAAAGATATATTCCCCTTCGAACGCCCCTCTTGAGAGAAAACTGTGCATCCAGTGCATCCATTCCTTAACAGCTCTGTTAAGTGTCGTTCCCCATCGAACCATTGGCCTGCTCTTGGACTGGAAAGATTCATTTCAGCAGGGGTAGCTTCAAACCAGACCTGTAAAGCAGCATAATGAACCCCCAACAGAATGTTGCCTTACAGAGGGGTTGTTTTCGCGGGAGGATTGAAAGTTGTTCAGTCGGTGAACAGTTTTCTGTTGAAATCAAACAGAACCTTCGATAACAGAACTCTGGTAGAAGGAATTAAGAAAAGTATGGAAAGGGTTTAAAGGACCCTTCTCTGTTCACAGCGAATGTTGGTGATGCTGTTGCCCAGAAAGGAGAGGAAAGACAGCGAGCGGATAAGTTAATGTACAATGTCTGTTCGCTTTAAAAGCATATGAGGCGATGTTGTCTTTATGCCTGAACAGAGAGAGCCCTTCCTCCCTTGGCCCCCTGCTCCCACCGATGGCTGTTTACCCGCCTTGAGATGTGGGATGGGCGGGATCGGGAGAAAGAGTACGCCAGGGCATCGCATTTGCATAAAGCAGCGATGTCGAGGATGAGGGTGACGATGACGACGTCACCAACTTGTTAGCGGACGCTGGCATTTTTACTTGCATACATATGCAGAGATAATGCGCCGCCCATTGCCACCCAATGGCCACGTCCTTGCCACACCAACCACCACCCCAGCCGCAATGGCAGCCTGCAGCAACCTAGCCAACGCCATGCATttcagcgacagcgacagtggcagtggcagtctCAGGGGCTGGCAATGTCATGGCTGCGTGCGTGTCTAAGGGAGCACATAAGTCCCAGAAATCCCAGCGAGTCCGTGTCGTGTGCTTTGGGGGCATCTCGATGGAACTACGAAATAGAATGAGGAGGCGGACAGTCGGCTGTCCGACTTCTTTGCTGATTAGTGATATATGCATATGCATTCGAGGGCAGGGGATAAGGAGATGGAGCATCTGAAGGATGCGGGATAGAGAGATGCAGAGTGAGATTTCCACTTTTCCTTTGGAACAGTTACACTTTTTTTTCGTTCTGTGTAATCAAAACCTCCGAAATCTCCTCCACAAAAGTTTCTCTTTTTCTCAAATCTTCCATCTCCAATCTTTTTGAAATTATAAGTAAATATTTGGCTATTATTATTGGTAGGTATGTCCTTTTGGTTTCATCTGCAACAGAGTTATGCAAGATTCCTCCTCTCCATCGGGTTCGCTTTTGGATTACTTACACATTTACTTTTACATCAGAAGCGATAAGGATATCATAGTTGCTGTGATGGGACTCCTTTAAGAATGGATTATAAGGTGGCATATTTTGGTTGCGCGACGTTGGCTTTCTTAGTCACCGTCGTCTTGCGACACAATACAAGAGAAATTGGTGGTACATACTTGTATTAAGTACGGACTGCGCCAGTGACTGTGGCAAGTCCGATGTTTCTCTCACCGAGAGACACTCACACAGAGAGACAGTACAAGACGCCATGCAACCTATCTTGGAGCCCGTCCAGATTTTGTCTACGTCGCTAGTCAACGCGAATGTAGAGCTGTTGGAGCATAACCGTACCCAACAGAAAATACAAGAGGGTGAGATTTTCCCACCAGGAGCCGAAGCGAAGGCGGGTGGCTGAGAGCCGTGACCGCGTCTACGCCACTGAGCCATAGACAATAAGCATATTTATTAATTTGGAAATTCGTCACAATAAACGTTATTTAGGTTACCCGGCGCTGAGCAGTTCTATCAGCGAGTATTCGTAGTCGTAAAATCTAGTGAACATCTTTCAGTTTGCATCCTCCTCCTTCATCTCCTCAGTTTCTTCCGCTTTCTTTTCTTCTTCCCGAGTGTCATTGGACGCCTCTCCTCCCTCATTTTCGGGTAGCCCCTCCGCCGGGAAAGGCAAGGATCGCAGTCGCTGCACCATATCCTCGAGAGTTTCTGGAGCAATGCTTGGCTGTTCCGCTGTGGATTCCTTGACAGAGGAACGCTTCTTAGCCGCATCGTCCTGTCGAGAGGCGGCGCACAGGTGAGCCTGAGGCGTGCTCCTCGCCGGCTTTTTGGGAATGGCTCCCGTGGACTGCTGCTGAATGGCCTGCTGAGTGGCGGTTGTGGTGACGGTGACGCAGCAGGCGGCACCTCCGGATTCATCTGTCTCCTGCTCGGCCACGACCCGGGTGCTGGCTATGTTATTGATGGAGCTGGTGGCCTCCTCTGTGGGCAGAGTCTGCTCCACCAGCTCAGCCTCTTGCCGTCTGCTAGCTTCCCGCTCTGCCATGCGATTGATCATGGCCGTGCCCCGCTCTGAGGTGTTGCTCAGGCGTGCAATCAGCTCGTTGCCCTGCGCCTCCATCAAACGTAGACGCTCGGCGCGATTCGCAGACACCCGTTCGATGTCCTCCAGTCGTTGTTCCACTGTCTGCGAGATGGCTGCAGCCGTGggcggctgttgctgctgtcgctCGTGGAGCGTGTCCAGCTTGTTGGCCAGACCCTCGCTTCGCTCCGAGTTTTTCGAGAGCTGTGCGAGCAGCTGCTGGCTCTCCTGCTCCAGCCGCTGCAGACGGGCGGCCCGACGGGATGTGTAGGCCTCCTCGTCGACGGTGAGAGGGGATGCCTCCTCCGTTTTGGATGCAGGCGGAGCAGCCTCCTCCTCGGTGTTGCTCTCGAAACTGGCATCGCGACTGGGGGCACGTCTGATGCGATCCAGGGACTTCTTTAGGTAGTGCCCCCGATCCGTGGTACGCCTGATGCGCGACATCAGCTGCCGCGACTCCTCTTCCAGGCGGCCGAGTCGCTCGGATCGCTTTCTCGTGTACTCCTCCTCCCGTGGCGTAAGACTTCCTGTGGCCGGTGCAGAGCTGGCACGCGTCATCCTCTCCAGCCGCTTGTTGTTGATGAACTCGTCGAGGGGCACTGCATGCTGGGCGGGCGAGACCTCGTCCTGGAAGCGGCACAGCTGCACCTCAAGACGTTCGCGGTTGTCGGAGGTCTCCAGCACCTGCTGGATGAGCGATTTGCACTGCTCCTCCAGCTTTTGGATGCGACTGGCCGTCCCCGAGCTGGTCGCGGCAGCCTCCGCCTGGCTGCGCTGTCTGCTGCGAGAGCTGTGCGGAATCTTGGAAATGGCTCCGTGTGAGCCCTGAGCCATGTCCAGGTCCTCGTCCTCCTCTAATGTGTTTCCTATAGTCTCCCCTCGCCAGCCACAAGTGGGCGGGGCACTGTTCCAGCGGAGGACAATCTCCTCGCCCTCATCTTCCGCAGAGCCAGAGGCCAGAGCAGTGGCCGCCTGGCGTCCTGGGGAGGTGCTCTGCATCCGCTTAATCTTGCGCGTATGCTCGAATTGATCCCTCAAGTGCTTCCTGCGGCAATTGCCAGAAGTAGAGGGAGCTATAGCCTCAGGCTCTGCTTCCGCTGCTGCTGAACTTTCTGCTTTCGCGGAGTCCCGTTCCTCATCCGACTGCGGTCCCGAGTCGCTGTATCCGCTCTCCGCCGAGTGATTGGCATCCTCCAGCTTGCGGCGTGCAAACTCCCGCCTCCAGTCGTCGCACTGCTCTTGGGTCTCCTCGTTCTTGGCCCTGGCAGCCGCCCACTTGCGCCGGCAGTACTCCAGCTCGTCCTTGAGCTCGCTGAGGAGGCGACGCTTCTGCTGCAGCTGGTACCGCAGAATCTGCTCCTGGGTGTGCAGCTGCCGATGCTGGCGCTGCATCTTGCCCACTAGATGCCACGTCTTCGTAAGCTCCAAGCTGACGGCGCTCAGGCGCTTCTCCTGCTCGTTCAAGCGGTAGTCCAGATGACTGTTGAGGGTCTTCAAGCGGTTCGTTTCCTTCACAAGGGACTTCTTTTCAAGAATGAGGTCCTAAAAGAAATAGAGAGAGTTATGGTATAAATGATAATAACTCGCGGGCAAAAGCTTCAAACATAAACGAGGGGAATGTTGTGAGTgcctgcggagaccgcaactctacatttatacccgatacttagtcagtatggctctcctccggcagacgccgcgacacgacacgacaaacggtgcgtgcgagagagacagaaaatcagtctgagcgtgacgtcgggcgctgcgtagccactgcaaattgatttgttccttttggctataaaaatcatccgatctgatccagattcagcagtctgatagatatggtcattatctatgattctgcgtttctatcagattgctgaatctggatcagatcggatcatttttgtagccaaaagcaagaaatcaatttgcagtggctacgcagcgcccgacgtcacgctcagactgattttctgtctctctcgcacgcattctttgtcgtgtcgttcaatattagcggcgtctgccgcaggagagccatactgacttagtatcgggtataactgtagagttgcggtgtccgcagcaactcacaacgttccccctcgtttttttcttgtatctttgaaattgcggatgccacagattttcgccctttgttggcgcggaagggggcggggcaaagttttgaaatatacttgtaacagtgacatatcacagaagtccggatataaaatgtcgttgctctagctcttatggtctttgagcactaggcgctaatagggacggaccgacggacagacagacagggctcaatcgactcggctattaatgctgatcaagaatatatatactttatggggtcggaaacgattccttctggacgttacacacatccacttttaccacaaatctaatataccccaatactcattttgagtatcgggtataaaaaccgtATCGTACAGTGGAGAGATTAGATTGGGAACTTTTAAAGTGCTCGAGACTGGACTTTCGGAAAGGTTCCACTTAAAAGGATTTCCAAAATATTCAAcatgttttgtgttttgtgcCCCAGAAACTGACCGATAAATTCAATTATGTGCACAACGGACTCCTCCTCCAGTTGCATCCTCCCATGCCGCTGCAGGGTGTGGCTGCTACATTGATGCTCGGCTCGGCAGGACGTCAGCAATAATGAAGCtgctcgtcctcgtcctcgggCTCGGCCTTGGTCTGCACTCCACTAAATAAAGCGCTTAAGTGAATAATGCAAAACTTTGCAACAGCCACAGACATAGAGCCTCGGACACGGACTCGCAGTCGAACTACGACTCGTCGAGGGAGTGCAGTGGGGGAGCAAcagacgatgacgatgacgaggCCGGGCTGCTGCTCCACTTCATCAGCAAAACCGGATACGACAACTAACAAGCCCGATTGTCCGCAGCACTTGAACAGAGAGTGGAGGAGTAGAACTCACCTTCAGTTTGATGTAGGTCTTGCTGACGCTTAGCTCCGCTGGCTTGCTGCCACCAGCTACCGTGGCCGCCTCCGCTTTGCGGCCTTCCCCTGGGGTAACAGGAGCAGCCGTGGCAGTAATGCCCCGGGCACTGACACTACTGGTTGCCGGCAGCTCTTCCAACTGCACGCGCTCGATTTTGTGGTGACTCAAGAGCTCCATCAACACTTTCCAAACTTTCGGCAAGTTGCCAATGATTTCTTGGGCCGAGGCAACTTTTCCCATAATTTCGGGCTCATGGCATTTTAACGAAGCCGCAACAGCTCCTGCAGATCCACTCCTTTGCTTGCCACAGGGTTTCCTTTCCGGCTGGGCACAGTCGGGCAGGTCCTCGTCCACGCCAACAGCCGCAGTGTCAGCCTCAGCTACAGGCACAGCCACAGCGTGGGGCGTTGGCGTTGCACTGCGGCTCTTGTCGGACTCCTCGCCAGAGCCCCCGGTAGCCCCTTCCACTAGCTCAAAGAGCAGCTTGGGCAGGGTGGCGCCATCGCTGCAGCTTCCCTCGGCCTGGGTCATTTGATTGAGCAGCTGGCGGTTCTCTTCGAGCATCTGATTCAAGCGATCAATGTCCATGTTGCTCTTTCCATTGAAGCCCATAATGAGCTGGCTAAAGAGCTGCAAGTGAATGTACATTAGATTTGATCCTTACTATTTGGGGGTTAATCCTCTTACCATATTGACGGCTCCCACCTGCTCGTTGAGCACTCGCTTCTCGTACTTTAGCTCGCCGCATTCCTCGCGTAGCTTGGACAGCTCCTCGTTGGCTGTTTCCACTTCTTTGAGCAACGTCTGATTGCGTTCCTCGAAGTTCTTGGTTCTGTCAGAGACGAAAGAAATGAGTAAAGACCTGCTTTTGGGGCTTGAAACTTACTTCTCCTGCTCGGCGATGAGTTCATCCTTTTTGATGGAGATGAGACGCTGCAGATTCTCGTACTCGGCGGCCGCCACCCGCTGTCGCTCTTCGTAGAGCTGCCTCAACTGGCGGATATTTACCAGCTGGCGCTCGTACTCCTGCCGCAGATTGTTGGACATGATCTTCATCTCTCGCTCGCTAAAAGAGTTTTCTATCTGCTCCAGTTTCATCTTGAGCTGTGGTTAGAAGAACCAATAATGTTAAGATAGATGTTAGATGGAAAATTCCGATGTTAAGCCCTCACCTGTGCACACTGCTCCTCTTTGACGCTTAGCATTTGCTTACAGCAGGTGATCACCTCCTTGAGGGTTCCCACCTGACGCTGAACGACCTCTACTTCTCCGCGCAGCGATAGATTCTCGGCATTGGCTTGTTGGAGCGCTAATTGAGCGTTGGCCAGCTCTATGTTGGCATGGCGACTCCGACTCGAGGGATTTTCATCATCCGGATCGATCCCCGGCTGCTCCGCGGGCTGCTCATGTGCCTCCTCCTGCGCCTGTTCTTCTGGCTTCTCCTCCTCGTCATGATCCTTTCTTAGGCGTCGATTCTCTGCCTGTTCCTTGGCCAGGTCTCTCCTTAGGCTGTTGATCTCCTCGCGCAAATCCTGTACAGCAGTTAGGCGAGCCTCCCGTTTGATACGCAGCTCCTCCCTGAATTCCTCCAGGCTTTGCTCTCGCTTCGGGGACTTCTCCTTGCTATCCACATCCATGACAACAGGTTCGTCCACGACTCGAATTGATTCCTTATCTTCCGCCATTTTCAGTGGTGCTTCCTCCACAACTTTCTTTGGCATTGGTGTGGCCTCATTGGGCGCGGCCTGTTGCAGAATTAAATTCTCGTGCTCGATGTCATTCCACCAGGGCTCGTCATCCGGTGGCCCGCCAGTTCCTCCtactcgctgctgctgctgttgctgttgctgctgcaccTGCGATTCATCTGCAGGGGGTGTGGACTCTGCATTTCCCATAATATTCCCGAGAACAAAGGCCCCGAATAACAGATATGTGGTATGCGATGGTTCTGATCTGTTTACTGATGTTCTTGGCCTGGCAGGCGTTTTATTTACGATTCACTTTAATGCGACTTTTCCTCTGAAGAAGCACCACAAGAGCAGCGATACAAAGAGCTGCCCCGCCCTCACCGATCCACCTCCGTTGGCCTCCACAGCAACGAAACAGATATAGGTACACACCGATACACAGATATAGATACCATAAGCTATATCTGTGTGGTGCTTCGATCACACGCGATTCGATCTTTCGATTTCGCAATTTTCTATATACTTTTACTTTTTCATCCAAGAAGAAAACTTTCGAGAGATTCTACTGGAGACTGTTGCGCTTTAAACTCTACTTAAAATATCAATGTTTCACCAACCGTATCCGTGTATCCGAAATCAAAGTAAATATCTAGTATAGatattataaaaaaaagaaatctATATGTATTCTCGCGAGACGTTGGAAAATTTCTCGAAGTCCAATTCCTATCCGTTTCGACGGTCGAACCGAACTTTTCGCTTAGGCTTCTTGGGGAAAACTGAGCGAAACATTGAATAGATTTTTCTATTTTTAACCAAGCAACAAAGAGATCTCTGCATCTTGGTGCGATCTCTCTCGGAAAATGCTCCAACGAATGCTTTGTTTTTAGGGAAAACTATCTTTATGAGAGAGTCGGAGACTGGGATTCTCTCTTCCTCGAATTCCCTAATTATTGTTCTTATGTTATGCGCTCCGTTTAGATGCATTTTAATTAGGAAAATATGTCACATGAAGGTGTTTAAATTTAGACAGGCGCGTCACTTTGATTATGACTAACCGGAAAATCAAAGAAAAACAGTTGCCACATCGGATGGCAGCAGCATGACAATGAAGATCATAGCCAAGGGCTCTTCACAGATGGATTCGTAGGTGCTACAAGGTCATTGCCCCTAACTATTCCCATTGGGAGTTCAATACAATATTCAGGGACTATACGAATGCATCTGATTGGACTCGCTTTTCTGTTGGCTTTTAAATTAAACTGAGCAGAACGTCGAATTAGAATTAAAATTCAAATTATAGTtacatttaaatttaatgaATCATGACTCATTTTATTCATGCCTCTATACGCTCTTGTGgggattgtgtgtgtgtagatTACATTAATCGCTAGGTGTCATTTTGCGGGCCTGGGCACGCACGCGTGTTTCGTATTGTTGGCGGTTCTGTGTATATGCAGTGTAGGGCTCCAATTGGGCCGGGTCCTTGGCGTTCGGGTTGTCCAGAAGTTCCTGAATGCCCACAAGAAGTTGCTTAATAGTAATGGACGGGCGCCAACCCTTCTTCTCGTCAAGCAGCGACAAGCAGACAGTGCCCGACGGGAACACATTTGGATGGAAGAGTGGCGGCTCGAACTTGCATTTCGGCGGAGTGATAGGATAGTCGTCCTGGAAAATCATGCGAAGTTTGTAGAGGCCACCCTCCCAGAGGGTGGACTTCTTTCCAGGAATGGCGCACTCCCAAATCATCAGGTTAAGAGTGCCATCGGGATTTTTGGCGGGATGAGCAACAAACCCGTATGGATGGTTCTTTCGCCAGGCCTTGCGCTCATTCAACAAACGTGCAATCGTTGTGGCAGACATCTACGGTTAATTTGTATTTTGCAACCGACCAAAACAAAGAATGTACGATAATATCTTAATATGTTACAGTAaaatatttcttttggtttcgGACTTACTTTCACTTCACTCTCACTTGCTGGGACGAAAACTCAGCAAGAACTTGAATCACTTTAATTCACTCACTGCAAAATGTTGCAGTGTTGAAATATTTCATTGGGTTTTGGGAATAATTGCAGCTATTTGATAAAATTGTTTATACATACGTTTTTCAGTCAAAAACTTTTTCCTTTTAGGTTTTATTTCTAGTTCACAACACACGATTGATTAAAATTTCTCCGGCGGAATATTTTACAATCTGACAGTCCTGGCTATGACAAGAATCATAGAATCATGAGCCTGAAAAATTAACAGAGTAACCCGAATGAACTACACATacaaatacatatttatagttagcatgcatacatacatatgcatgtacatattcGAGTCCCATTCCCAACGAATGGTAAGTACTCCCCAAACACTTTCAGCTGACTCTTTTTCCCAAAACAGCACGAGTATTTATCTCTGGAGCCCGATTAAACAATTGATGATGATTCTGAAGAGTGCGTGGAAGTGCTTCTTCCCTTTGCCTGCTAAGCTAACTTTTGCGAAAACTTGCAAATGAAAATGCATTTTGCAGCTGATTTTTGCTTTGGCTATGCCTGCAGTTTTTGCGCTCACATTTGAAAAGTGGGAAACACGCAGCAATGACTCTGAACGGAACCAAAGGAGGGGGAAGGACAACACCCTAGCTAAGAGTAGGAGTATGGGCAGGCGGAGGAAGCACACATTTGGCAAAGTGTCGCCAGTGCCAGGGTGTCAGGGTGCCAGGGTTCCACACTGCCACTGAATGAGAAGCGGAGCTCAGGcttgaaaatgaaaatcaacAATGCAATTTGCCATGCTGCTCCTCTCTCTCTGCAGCTCTCCTGTCCGCGGTCCGGTGTCGTCTGTGCAGACAAAGCGCCAGAAAGGAGCAAAAAATCCGGCTAAAAACTTGGAAGCGCATGGCAAAAGTTGTGCCCGGCCCAGCCACGGCACAACACCCACACCCACGCGCACACACATA
The sequence above is a segment of the Drosophila miranda strain MSH22 chromosome 4, D.miranda_PacBio2.1, whole genome shotgun sequence genome. Coding sequences within it:
- the LOC108161813 gene encoding protein lava lamp, coding for MGNAESTPPADESQVQQQQQQQQQRVGGTGGPPDDEPWWNDIEHENLILQQAAPNEATPMPKKVVEEAPLKMAEDKESIRVVDEPVVMDVDSKEKSPKREQSLEEFREELRIKREARLTAVQDLREEINSLRRDLAKEQAENRRLRKDHDEEEKPEEQAQEEAHEQPAEQPGIDPDDENPSSRSRHANIELANAQLALQQANAENLSLRGEVEVVQRQVGTLKEVITCCKQMLSVKEEQCAQLKMKLEQIENSFSEREMKIMSNNLRQEYERQLVNIRQLRQLYEERQRVAAAEYENLQRLISIKKDELIAEQEKTKNFEERNQTLLKEVETANEELSKLREECGELKYEKRVLNEQVGAVNMLFSQLIMGFNGKSNMDIDRLNQMLEENRQLLNQMTQAEGSCSDGATLPKLLFELVEGATGGSGEESDKSRSATPTPHAVAVPVAEADTAAVGVDEDLPDCAQPERKPCGKQRSGSAGAVAASLKCHEPEIMGKVASAQEIIGNLPKVWKVLMELLSHHKIERVQLEELPATSSVSARGITATAAPVTPGEGRKAEAATVAGGSKPAELSVSKTYIKLKDLILEKKSLVKETNRLKTLNSHLDYRLNEQEKRLSAVSLELTKTWHLVGKMQRQHRQLHTQEQILRYQLQQKRRLLSELKDELEYCRRKWAAARAKNEETQEQCDDWRREFARRKLEDANHSAESGYSDSGPQSDEERDSAKAESSAAAEAEPEAIAPSTSGNCRRKHLRDQFEHTRKIKRMQSTSPGRQAATALASGSAEDEGEEIVLRWNSAPPTCGWRGETIGNTLEEDEDLDMAQGSHGAISKIPHSSRSRQRSQAEAAATSSGTASRIQKLEEQCKSLIQQVLETSDNRERLEVQLCRFQDEVSPAQHAVPLDEFINNKRLERMTRASSAPATGSLTPREEEYTRKRSERLGRLEEESRQLMSRIRRTTDRGHYLKKSLDRIRRAPSRDASFESNTEEEAAPPASKTEEASPLTVDEEAYTSRRAARLQRLEQESQQLLAQLSKNSERSEGLANKLDTLHERQQQQPPTAAAISQTVEQRLEDIERVSANRAERLRLMEAQGNELIARLSNTSERGTAMINRMAEREASRRQEAELVEQTLPTEEATSSINNIASTRVVAEQETDESGGAACCVTVTTTATQQAIQQQSTGAIPKKPARSTPQAHLCAASRQDDAAKKRSSVKESTAEQPSIAPETLEDMVQRLRSLPFPAEGLPENEGGEASNDTREEEKKAEETEEMKEEDAN
- the LOC108161820 gene encoding SUMO-conjugating enzyme UBC9-like, coding for MSATTIARLLNERKAWRKNHPYGFVAHPAKNPDGTLNLMIWECAIPGKKSTLWEGGLYKLRMIFQDDYPITPPKCKFEPPLFHPNVFPSGTVCLSLLDEKKGWRPSITIKQLLVGIQELLDNPNAKDPAQLEPYTAYTQNRQQYETRVRAQARKMTPSD